One Candidatus Methylomirabilota bacterium DNA segment encodes these proteins:
- a CDS encoding heme-binding protein: MTLTLKQARECIARGVDKARELGFKVAIAVVDEAGHLVACDRMDGALWITPEIARAKANAAAGFQASTRELEERFTTRMLFAENVAALGDYRLVFGRGGVPVVEGDRILGAVGVSGAVPADNDHTIADAAAGHPVLGKAHG, encoded by the coding sequence ATGACGCTCACATTGAAGCAGGCGCGGGAGTGCATCGCGCGCGGCGTGGACAAGGCGCGCGAGCTCGGATTCAAGGTCGCCATCGCCGTCGTGGACGAGGCCGGGCACCTCGTGGCCTGCGATCGCATGGACGGCGCGCTGTGGATCACGCCGGAGATCGCGCGCGCCAAGGCCAACGCCGCCGCCGGCTTCCAGGCGAGCACGCGCGAGCTCGAGGAGCGCTTCACCACGCGCATGCTGTTCGCCGAGAACGTCGCCGCGCTGGGCGACTACCGGCTCGTCTTCGGCCGGGGCGGCGTGCCCGTGGTGGAGGGCGACCGGATCCTGGGCGCCGTCGGCGTGAGCGGCGCCGTCCCTGCCGACAACGACCACACGATCGCCGACGCCGCCGCCGGCCACCCCGTGCTTGGCAAGGCCCACGGATAG
- a CDS encoding Rieske (2Fe-2S) protein codes for MSSERTAERHVGRLDDLAPGQLRLVDIDGTRVVLARAGDAVYACGDACAHKGGPLSEGRLSGTRLACPWHGWMYDVKTGQCVIPSRGGRVPSYPVRIEDGELWLDMGDSPE; via the coding sequence ATGTCCTCAGAGAGGACAGCTGAACGACACGTCGGGCGCCTCGACGATCTGGCGCCCGGTCAGCTCAGGCTCGTGGACATCGACGGCACGCGCGTGGTGCTCGCGCGCGCGGGCGACGCCGTCTACGCCTGCGGCGACGCCTGCGCCCACAAGGGCGGCCCGCTCAGCGAGGGACGGCTCTCCGGCACGCGGCTGGCGTGCCCCTGGCACGGCTGGATGTACGACGTGAAGACCGGGCAGTGCGTCATCCCGAGCCGCGGCGGCCGAGTGCCGAGCTACCCGGTCCGGATCGAGGACGGCGAGCTGTGGCTCGACATGGGGGACTCACCGGAATGA